The Salegentibacter mishustinae genomic interval TTACCATTAAAATTAACTTCCGAAGCTTTGTATTTACTTCCCGGGGATAAGCTAACCGAATTGGAAGCATCTTTTCTACTTACGATAATATGAATATGGCTTTGGTTTCCTGCTTTGGGCATCCCCTGTACAATTCGCTTACCATCTTGCCGGTGTGGTGCCCTGGTTTCCAGTTTCTCAATTTCCTTTTCCCGTTTTTGAATACTTCCCTGCATCAGCTCGGTTTCTATTTTTCGGATTTCACTTTTGAGTTGAAGGATTTTAGTGGCATAAGGTTGGTTTTCGCGAACCTGGCGATCTGTACCTTTAAAACTCCGGCTATGTTCAATTTTAGCGTAATATTTAATATCATTGACATTAATTGGCCTTCCGTCTATTTCACGGTTAAAGCAGGCCACATAATCCTTCATCAATTCCCGGGTGTACTTTTTTAGATCCTTACTACTGCTTTGTAGGCGTTTTAATTCATATTTGGAAGGGCTAACGGTAATGGAATAGAACTTGGGTTCTTTCTTTTTGAGCTTGGAGGTATTATTATCAATTTCTTTGACGACTTTCTCAGGGGTAATGGCATCCTCATATTGATTAAAGAAATGTTCCTTTACCCCTTCTTCTATCCCTTCATTTTCTTTTTCCAGGTAGCTAACAAAACCGGCCGAACTTTGGGAGTAATTCCCACCTAATTTTTGGGGAGTGATCGTGATATACATAGCAGGAAATTTTAAAGGTTATTATCAGAAAAATTCTTTTCACCCCTACCATCTTGTTCCTGTTTGGGAATACCATCTTTTTTCTCCCGGAGGATTTTCTTTTCCAGGATGAGGGGTTTCTTTGGAGGTGCTTCGGTTTGGAAAAGTGAGGCGATCATCGCCGCGGTAGGTTTGGTTTGGGTTTTTTCCATATCACGCATAATGGCAATAACCGCATTGATACGTTTCTTAAAAGAAGCTTCGATAGTCCTGCCGGTTGGCCCTAATTTTTCGTGGGGGGAAATTTCATTATAGAAAAAAAACTCCAGCATTGTTTCCAGGGCTTCGGTGTGTGATTTGAAGTGTGTTCTTGAAAATTCCTGGAAACGTTTTGCTGTTTCTTTTTTAAACCTGATGCCAATAAATGAGTCCATAATTCGCCGATTTGTCGCAAATTCTTCCCTAGAAATGGGCGTTGGCAGGCCATTTGTCGCAAATTGCTTAAACACAGGAATTCAAACAAACATTAAATAACTGATTTACAGTTATTTAAAAACGAAAAGGAGTACTTAACATCGCGTAGCGTGTTACCCTCTTGCTACTCCTTTTCGTCCCGCAGCGCGGGACAAAAATTCCGTACAATTTGGCCTATTGCCTGTCTTGATAGACAGTCAAAAGCCCCTTGCCATTTTTCAGGAAAAAATTTCCGTTGTTAATTATTTGATTGCAGGTTTATCGGCGAAAGTCAAAAATGGATACGCCTGCGTAAATTTGAATGCTGAAAGTCAGCGAAATAAATATAAGGATTTTTTTAGTACCAGGTTGTAATAAACAAATATTTCCTATTCAACAGGGTGAGCAAATTCAGGAATTTTTTTATCTTTATTGAATAGGTTTCAATGACCTAAAAAGAAAGGGGAAATTCAGGTAACAGCGAATTTTCCCTTTTTGTTTTCAAGGAATTGGTTTATATAAAAAACTGCCGAATACATTTTAGAATAAAATACTTGGGAGCTTCTTGAATGATTAACCTATTCAGATATTAAAAATATAGGTATAGGAATATAAGTTTTTTAAGCCTTCCTCCTCGATTATTTTCTTAAAATCGGATTGGTGTTCCCTTGCATACCTTTGGATCGATTTCCCGTATTTTTGGGGTTACTTCTTCCCGGGAAATTTTGATTAGCCGTTTTTGGGGTTTTTTGTTCAAATCGTTAAAATTCAGATAAACCATGACTTTCGGGTTTTAAAGCATGCCATTATCGGCAAAACTATAGTAATCTCCACCGGGCGTTAAAATCAAATGATCCAACACTTTGATATCAAATAACCCAGCGGCATTTTTAATTTTACGGGTAAGGTCTTTGTCGGGGTTACTTGGTAGTAGCGTTCCCGAGGGGTGATTATGGCAAAGGATAACCGCTGTACTAAGGCTCTTTAGGATAACTCCGAAAATAAGGCGCAGATCCACAAGGGTATAGGTAATCCCGCCTCTGGACACTTCAAAAATCCCTTTTACACGGTTATTGTTGTTGAGCAGAAGGAGTTTAAAACTCTCGCTCACTTCTATTTCATCTTTATCCCAATTGGAATAAAGGACATCGGCAGCGGTAGCGGAAGATTTTATTTTTGGTGCTTCACTAAGTTTTACCCTGCTGCGATAGGCTATTTTTATTTCACTAACTTTGGTTTTCATAATTATTGATTTTCTTAGATTAATAATTAAAAGAGGGCGCAACTTTGGAGATAGGCGCCCTCTTAGTTTTAAAAATTACTGGTCTGCGTTTTCCTTGTTTCCAAGGAATAGGATTTCATTCACCAAAATTTCGGTAACATATCGTTTCTCCCCGCTTTGGGTTTCATAGGACCTGGAAGTTAGTTTGCCACGGATGGCCACTTCTTTACCTTTATCAACATATTTCTCGATAAGCTCCGCCTGTTTTCCCCATGTCACAACATTGTGCCATTGCGTATCCTGTACTTTTTCTCCTTTTGAATTTTTATAGAATTCATTGGTTGCAATTGAAAAGCTGGCTACTTTTTTACCACTTTCAAGATTTCTGATTTCCGGGGTTTGTCCCACATTTCCGATTAACTGAACTTTGTTTCTAAGCGTACTCATAATTAAAAGATTTAAAAATTAATAATTGATTTACTTATTATATCCGGGGCGTTTTCCTGTTTTTGATTTTTTTTACTTCGCTTCCGGGTATGTTGTTTTGAAATGATTTCATGAGATTTTTATTTGATTTACTTCCTATAGAGTATCCTATGATAAATCCAAATTTCCTTTCATAATTTTCTTCTATAGTTCTGCTTTTTATCCACAAAGCCTTTTTGATCGACATACTTTTTATATCCAGAGCATTTTCCTTTTTTTGATTCTTTTGTGCCGTTGCGATATTTTGTGGTGGATTTGATTTCATCTTTTTTTGTTTTCGACTTACTTCCCATAGAGCCTTTACATTACCTTTTTTTGATGCAAATAATTTTACAATATCCAGACCTGCATAGGGCGTATAAAAAGCGAAGCGGCTTTATGCCGCCCGCAGGAATGGATGTTGTTATTTCGCCACCAAAAAAAGTTAATGTGCTATGTGGACGGCCAGGAAGTCGAAGGCCTGAAGATGAAGAGAAGCTACCTTCAACGCTAAGGCATAAAATGAGGTATGAAGGAATTCTATGCAGAATTTGGAAAATAAGTTTCTAACCGCTAAAAATGTTCACTTGGATTGAACCTTCTTGCAGTACATATGAAGAATAACTGGAGCGGTGAATTAGGAAAAGTAGCCCATTGTATTCACATAAGGTGTCCCTCGCGCAATCACCGCAAATGCCCGGGCCACCAACTTATTTCTTATTATATTGATTGTACTCATTTTGCTCTTACCCATTTCAAGCCTCCTCTCATTGTATATATTATGACAATATCCCGTTGTCCCTACAGTAAAACCTAAAAACTTAATCATGAAATAAGTAGGGAAATCTTCAGAATATCCATGAGAACTAATTGAAATTTAAACTTTCTTACCAATACTTTAAAACCTATTTAACTAATTGCGTAAATAATTATATATAATTTGAAGTTCTAATAATAAAAATTAGAGCTATGAAAATATCTAATATTTTATTTGCATTCGCAGGCAGTATGGGAAGTGGGTATTTAGCCACTAAAGTGATGGAGAAAGTGTCCATGAAGCTGTTTGAGTTAGGACCTCAAAAAGATCAAGAGAAAGAAGAAGAGGTAAGGCCAGGTCCTCCCTTTAAAATCGCGGCAAAAAAAACTCTTAAAAATTTGGGATTTGAATTAAATGAGGATCAGGAAAAAATGATGGGACAGGTTTTCCATTTTGGTCTGGGTATGGGATGGGCAGGTCTATATCCTATTTTAAAATACACCAATTCCTTCTCGACTACTTCTAATGGCTTGATTACGGGTGCTTCCCTTTCTCTAATTGTAGATGAAGGGATTACCCCTGCACTAGGTTTTAGTGCTCCAAACAAAAAATATCCTACATCTACCCATATACGCGGTTTTCTTGCACATTTGGTTTATGGTGTGGCAGTGGCGGTGATTTATGAGGGGATTTCCGGTATAGTGAGTAAAATTGATGAAAGGAGATAATTCAGCAGTATAGGACCTTTTCGGTTGGAAAATTAAGCAGTCTCATCTAACATTCAAATTAAACCAAAAGGGAGGCTAGAGAATTTGCTAATTTTTATATTTAAGTTTTTGCTTAAATAATATATTAATGATACATTTGTTTCGTAATTAAAAATACTATTTATGAGTTTAGAAATAACCTGTACCAGAAATGAAGCTGATCATAAGCAAATATTACGCTGTAAGAACACTATTGACAAATCTTCTTCCAGCTTTCAAACAATGAGTAAAATTTTAACGCTTGCGGGAAATGAGGTACGTTTAAAAATCCTTTTCCTGTTAGATATGGAAAATGAACTTTGTCCTTGTGATATCGCTGATATTTTGGAAATGAGCGTGCCGGCAGTTTCCCAGCATATCCGGAAAATCAAAGATGCCGGTATCATTTCGTCACGACGGGAAGGTCAAACCCTATTTTATTCTTTAAACGATGGAGGGGAAAAAATCCTTTCTTATATATTTCAAGGAATAAAACAATCTAAAATAGCCGTTTAAATAGTTTAATAAATAAATCACAAAAATAAAATAGCTTAAATAATGAAAACGAATTCTAAATCACCTAAAAAAAATGAATCCAGCGGACTTTTAGGAGCTGGATTGCTTACAGCGGCGGCGGCCTCACTTTGCTGTATCACACCGATATTGGCCTTGATTTCAGGCAGCGCCGGCATCGCCTCCTCTTTTTCCTGGATGGAACCCTTCAGACCATATCTTATTGGTATTACCATCTTAGTACTGGCTTTTGCCTGGTATCAAAAATTAAAACCAAAAACCCAGGAGGAGATAGACTGTGCCTGTGATGAAGACGAAAAGCCTTCTTTCTTTAAATCCAAAGCTTTTCTGGGTATAGTTACTATTTTCTCCGTGTTAATGTTGGCTTTTCCTTACTATTCTGAAATCTTTTATCCTGATAATAAAAAAGATATTGTAGTGGTGAGCCAGTCAGATATTCAAACTATAAAGTTTGATGTTGAGGGAATGACTTGTGCTGGTTGTGAAGAAAGCGTA includes:
- the mobB gene encoding MobB family relaxase — protein: MYITITPQKLGGNYSQSSAGFVSYLEKENEGIEEGVKEHFFNQYEDAITPEKVVKEIDNNTSKLKKKEPKFYSITVSPSKYELKRLQSSSKDLKKYTRELMKDYVACFNREIDGRPINVNDIKYYAKIEHSRSFKGTDRQVRENQPYATKILQLKSEIRKIETELMQGSIQKREKEIEKLETRAPHRQDGKRIVQGMPKAGNQSHIHIIVSRKDASNSVSLSPGSKYKASEVNFNGKTVKRGFDRDRFFEKAEKTFDKTFGYQRNFVETYTARKEFIKNPNHYFTALMGLPANEKALAF
- a CDS encoding BfmA/BtgA family mobilization protein, whose protein sequence is MDSFIGIRFKKETAKRFQEFSRTHFKSHTEALETMLEFFFYNEISPHEKLGPTGRTIEASFKKRINAVIAIMRDMEKTQTKPTAAMIASLFQTEAPPKKPLILEKKILREKKDGIPKQEQDGRGEKNFSDNNL
- a CDS encoding JAB domain-containing protein; this encodes MKTKVSEIKIAYRSRVKLSEAPKIKSSATAADVLYSNWDKDEIEVSESFKLLLLNNNNRVKGIFEVSRGGITYTLVDLRLIFGVILKSLSTAVILCHNHPSGTLLPSNPDKDLTRKIKNAAGLFDIKVLDHLILTPGGDYYSFADNGML
- a CDS encoding DUF1440 domain-containing protein, whose protein sequence is MKISNILFAFAGSMGSGYLATKVMEKVSMKLFELGPQKDQEKEEEVRPGPPFKIAAKKTLKNLGFELNEDQEKMMGQVFHFGLGMGWAGLYPILKYTNSFSTTSNGLITGASLSLIVDEGITPALGFSAPNKKYPTSTHIRGFLAHLVYGVAVAVIYEGISGIVSKIDERR
- a CDS encoding single-stranded DNA-binding protein, which translates into the protein MSTLRNKVQLIGNVGQTPEIRNLESGKKVASFSIATNEFYKNSKGEKVQDTQWHNVVTWGKQAELIEKYVDKGKEVAIRGKLTSRSYETQSGEKRYVTEILVNEILFLGNKENADQ
- the merTP gene encoding mercuric transport protein MerTP, giving the protein MKTNSKSPKKNESSGLLGAGLLTAAAASLCCITPILALISGSAGIASSFSWMEPFRPYLIGITILVLAFAWYQKLKPKTQEEIDCACDEDEKPSFFKSKAFLGIVTIFSVLMLAFPYYSEIFYPDNKKDIVVVSQSDIQTIKFDVEGMTCAGCEESVKHAVNQLDGILDVIPSYENKNTEVKFDNTKTSKEDIEKAINSTGYKVVHK
- a CDS encoding ArsR/SmtB family transcription factor, whose product is MSLEITCTRNEADHKQILRCKNTIDKSSSSFQTMSKILTLAGNEVRLKILFLLDMENELCPCDIADILEMSVPAVSQHIRKIKDAGIISSRREGQTLFYSLNDGGEKILSYIFQGIKQSKIAV